TAGCTACATTACTCACCTAGTCAGTATTTCATTTTTAAATTTCTCTTCATTTAGTTCCTTGCACAGCTGAGCCTGCGTGGACACTAACACATGAACTACAACTAGCTGGTAATGAAGTACCTTTGATTTCTGAGCAGCTGAGCAAACTATAGGTAGTGCTAGTAGATCAGCAGCCGAGGGTCTGTGAGCAGGGTCAGACTGGATCATACGCTGCAGGAGGGGGGGGATAGCGTACACAACACTTAGTCTATGTGGGGGGTCTCACCACGAGCAGCTGGTTAAGTTTTGCCGAGCAATCAGACAGAGGCTCCAGCTGACCATCTCTGAAATATTCAAATACACGTAATAATAGGAGCACAATAACACACTGGCACGTACCGTATCCTGTGCCAGCTGTCTCCGTTCTTGGGCAGATCTAAACTGCTCCCCTgtgaaaacaaaataattattggctagTCTACAATACAGAGGAATTTATAACTCACAGCAGTGTATGTAGTGAGACCCAGAGCAAAGATATCCACTTTGGGTAAATTATTGAAGTTCTATACGAAGGATTAATCGCACAAATAAATAATACAcagatcacatgactatcatgTGACCTCACCTCTTGCAGTATCTCTCTGGGCAGGTAGCGACAGTCACCCTCCTCCACCTGGGGGTCACTGACAGAGGTCACCAGACCCATATCACCTGAGCAATaattaggtacatgtagggAAGTCCCCTATCATGTAGGGAAGTCCCCTATCATGTAGGGAAGTCCTCTATCATGTAGGGAAGTCCCCTATCATGTAGGGAAGTCCCCTATCATGTAGGGAAGTCCtctatcatgtacatgtacccttaCCAATTTTGTATATGAGGTCTCTTCCTTTCGAGCTTGTATCCTCCATGATGGTTGCCATGGCGGTAGGGAGGTGGGGCTCTAAGAGTGAGATAAAAATGTTGTCAGGTTTGATGTCCAAGTGGACGAGACCCATGGAATGGATGTACTGAAGACCCTGCAGTGAGTGGACATGTAGTGGCAACTACACACAGAGCAATAATTGCAGAGACTCACTAAGCAGACGTGTCTCAAGAGGCTCTTTATCTCCTCCTCAGAGAACACTCCACCCGCACGTCTGTTCTGGGCTATCCTGGACAAGAGGTTACCACCTGGTGGAATAAATAGAGAAAGCAGTTCATTTTGGACATTCACACAATGTACATAGCAAGCTATCATATCAATGTTATAAGCTACAATTGATTAGCTACTGAAACATGATCAACACTCACCATTGCAGAACTCGTTTTGAATGAGCATGTGATTGTCCTCAGCCCAGGCACTGTAGTAGCGTACTAGGTGTGGGTGGGAGCCGAGGACAGCGTGAGCACACACCTCACGCAAAGCAGCGGCCCTACACACAACAGAAACAATTCAATACATAGCTACTACGAACATATCATGCTGCAAGCAAATGATCAAACACTCACTCGTCTGCAGAGCCAGCCACAGGCTTGTGTGATCTCTTGAGGGCATAGACACAGCCGTCAAGACGATTGATGCATTTGAAGACGGTGCCGAATGATCCGGAGCCAATCTCACAGACCTCATGGAACTCCTCCTTGTAACGAGAGATGTTACTCTCCCTTAGAGCCAGTTtctggagagagagagaaaaagTTACAAAGTGCTCCATTTAAACAGAAACTATATACAATGTTAGAACATAGCTGGACCTTGTGTGGTTTTGCGAGGTCCTTGTCAAAGAGGGGGGTTAGCGAGACGGAGGCACCGTTGACGACAGGAGTGGCTTGAACACTTTTGCTTTTGCTCTTACGCTGGAGCTCGACAGGAGTGAAGGGATTAACGTTGGTGCCCCTGGAGGGCCGGCGTCTCAGCTCAGGACCAGAGCGGGTCATGTGACTATGTTTGATTCGACTGCATACGGGGAAGATGATTAGAATCTTAACATTAAACTAAATGACTTACTTAAACAGTGATTTGGTTGGTCGCTGGACTGACTTTCCGGGTGTTTGGACTTGAACCCCAGAGCTCCTAGCGATACTGAGAGGTGTGCGAGGATAGTCAAACAGCTGCAGTCGCTCCAAGCGTGGAGGAGAAACCATCATGGTATCATTGGGGGGGTCCTTGAGTAGTGAGTCCACACTGTCACAGCTGGTGTTGGGAGAGCCACACGAGGAGGGGCTGTCTTGAGAGAACAGACTAGTGGGACGAAAAGTTGAGAGAAGTTCTTTGGGAGTTTGGGGGGAGAAGAGACGTTGGCGTTTGTGGAGCGGGGTCTCAGCGAATGAGCCCTCCATGAGTTTGGGAGGGGTAGACTGAGGGGTGGCAAAGTTCATGGTCCATCCACCACCATCATCCTACGGAGAATTAATAATACGTTTAGTTGATGCTTAGTGAATGTGTACCTGTGATGGACTCTCAAATAGCAGTCTCTTTGATGTCCTGGACTGATCCATGCTGCTGGACTGACTGTAGTATTCTGATGAGGAGCTGTGATCAGCTACAGCGTCATCATCTGGGTCACTCTCTACAGAGCCAAACAGATTCTTCCTCACACCATCAGCCACCTTATCTGGAGTCTTGTCTTGACCTCTGCTCCGCTTGCTTACTGATGATCTTACTTGCCAGCGATCTCGAGGAGATCTTAGAGTTTCCATACTTGGATCAGAGTAGCTACTGATTTATTCAAATTTTTCTGAAACCTTTCACATAATAAGATCACTAGACACAGCTCAGAGAGAGTAAGGGATATTTTCGTAGTTTTCTCGTATACTTCAAGTGTAACGGAACCCACGTGGCTTGGACCCTTTATCTCTGGACGTACCCAGTTCTCTCCTATATCAATGGCTATGTATACTCTATACAAGCTCCAGCCTTCATGCAGCCTCCCCTAGAGAGCTGTAAGCCAGTTGTAGGTGAGTTGCTGTCACTAACTATCCACTCTCAATGCCTTTTCTCCCATAAATACTAAGCATGAGGGGTTGGACTTTTATATAGTGTCCTGTATCAAGAtggcattctgtagctctttaCATGTAGGGAGCTCTGTGTTAGGTTAAGGATCTGTTGCAAGCCATTTCCGGACAGTTGGCACCACCTATGGGCTATTTTTGAAGAATTTGCAAGTATAGTTGTAATCATTTCACTGATACcgagtactgtactgtattgtaCCTTGTACTATGGTGTTCCatgtattgagctattttgcAGAATGGTAATGAATAATACAGGATGCACTTACTCAATTCATGCTTTGACCAATAACCCACTAGAAAAATCACCTGTGTGtttttcttgggaagtgtatACTGTGTGTTTATCCATATTTAGAAGGGGAGATCTATATAGTCTACAAAATATTGAAATATAGTACGCAGAATTATTGGATTGCCTTATATGAACTGCATTCCATTCCGGTTATGTTTTGTGTTTAAGACCTCAACTTTGGGAGTAATTCAGTCAATTCTTGTTGTCAATTCTTCGGGAATACTATTATACTTCAGTCAATTCTTGTGATTTGTGATTCAAGCAAGTGAACATGTCACAGAGAACTCCGTACCAAGGCAAAAGTCGTGTGTGGGGTGAATTCAGGTGTACCGAGTGTAGTCACTACTGGGCCAGTGGAAACTCGTGGGCCAACTGTGGGCAGAAGTGTAAGACCTGTGACATTATGGTCTATCCCTTCCATCAGCGACCTCTCGACAAGCCAGGTATGGACTTTATTCTTGCGTCAGCCATCATTACTAAGTGCACTATTGTACGATAGCTTTATGATTGTGCGTATCGATGTACGATAGCTTTATGACTGTGCGTATCGATGTTAGCATGATGTTTGTACTAATTATGTGTCATGCAATTTTTTTGTAATGTGTGGTTGCATTACAAGGTGTGCtatagttcatgcagtgtacaAAATAACAGCTGGCCACTGGCCAATTGCCGTGCAATTAACACAAATGGCCTAGTAAAATAGCAAATGGTCAGCCAAATGCAATTGTTTTGGGAGTGCCTTAATCTAAAAATTGCTAGATCATGAGATATATTTAATAGTACAggagataattatgtcaagACGAGTATTTCTAGAAGTTTAGTGAGAAGTGACTTCTAGGTTGCCGAGCCTGTATTGTGCTGTGCATGAAAAATCTTGTCCTTGCAAATTACCTGTCCAACCAACGTGTTGCTTGGTCTGACAAATGGCCTAGCGATTTTTAAAAGTTATTTTGTATACTGTCATGTGTTAGAGTAGAGGGCTGTTGTTAAAATGCTACGTGAGTGTTAAGTGGTGATACTCTAAACTGTTTTCTCTTCCAGGCAGTGACGATGAGAACTATGACTCTGGGGCACCTCATCGCTCTGACTTGTGTGAGAAGTGCAAGCAGCTGGGTCGGAACTGCAGGGGAGGTTGGTAGAATGCAGGAGCAGATGAACTGAACTGATATTATACTAGTAGCTTGTAGAAGAAATTTGAGAAGCTGACTTTTGTAGTAGGGTCTATAGACCTATGTGTTCTGCTGTTTTTTGTGGTTTAATAACATCATTGATTGACACCTCAGCCCCGCCCATTTGTtgctttgctagctagcttcaaGTGTAACTAAGTAACCGAGTTAATAATAATGGAGACAGATGCTGCTACAGAGGAACAATCAGGTATCATTGTAAAGCCATCCAGAGTTTCCAGTCTAATGCTCACTAAGCTCTTACCATTGCCTCAGAGATGGCTAGCTCATCAGCAACTGAATGCCACAGCTACAGATGTATGTCCAGAGAGGAGCTGTGTGCTGCACTGGTGGAGAAGGTGAGCCTCTACCATCATGGCCACCACCTTACCTAGTACCCACTGGCCCACAGGAGTACAAGCTCGAGTGTGCAGGGGACCAGCTGCAGTCTCTCTCAGTGTACAAGGACGAGTGTGGGCGTAAAGATGGAGTGATTGTAGAGCTGAGGAGAGAGCTAGCCGCTTACAAGCACAACTCACACACCAAAGACATCAGGTCCAACAATCTAGTGATTAAAACATCCCCTATCATCAGCTTTAGTATAGACTCTACTGGCAGGTGACTCTGTCCAATTGTACGCCAGCTAGACTTATGGAATCGTTAACTTATCCACATGTATTGTTGCGTATTGACTGATGACAATGTTTCATTCCGCCTTCCCTCCAGCTATGTCACAATGGAGGAGCACCTCTCTGCCTGTGAGCACCACCTCCAGCTCAAGACCAGTGAGGTGGACAAGCTAACACAGGAAGCAAAGTCATGGAAGGAGAAGGTGAGATGATCATCAATACACACCATAAGTGCTAACATACAAGTATATATCTACAAGTATCTACTTTATACTGTACGCTAGGCTTCAACTGCTGAATCCAAGCTGGGAATGCTAGGGACTGGTACGTCCTCAGGCAAAATCAATGTACTACAAAAGGAACTCTCCACCAAAAAGTCTGAGATTCTGAAGCAAAAGCAAGAGCTGCAACAGCTGCGAGCCCAACAACAGACAGAGAAGGACAGCGGTGATTCACTGAGGCATCAAGTTGCTGAGCTACAAGCAAATCTATCCTCTGTCCAATCTAAGGTTTGATTGAACACTTTGTGCTTTTGACAACAGCTGCGCAATCTTTTCGTTTCAGATGAAGCAAAGCAAATCCTCCAACGATGACTTAAAAatggtgataattattgtttggtTTACTAGTTATAACATGCTCCCTCTGTGTATACAGCAGCTGCAAAGAAGTGAGTGTGACAGAGAGAGGGCCAGTGTGGCTGAGCAGAGGAGGAAGGAGGAGTTAGGGAAGCTCAAGTCCTCCGTGTGTGATGGGAGACTGGTCAGTGTTGCAGGTCTTTGTGTCTTCAGTAGTCATCGTGTACTCTGTGTAGGCTCAAGCTAAACAAAATTTCCTGGAGGCTCAAGTTGAGAGGACAAAACTGAAGGAGGGTGAGTTGGCTGTTCAACTGGGAAAAGTCAAAGAGGAGGTGAGAGAATAATGGAATAATGTGTATAAGTATGCTTGTCTTCTATAAGGTAGACTGTATGCGTAGTAGTTGGTGTCTTAAAAACTATATTTGTTCCCATGCATACTTGCATGCACATGGCGTAGGCTCAGGCTAAACTGGATTTCCTGGCGGCTGAGGTTGAGAGGGCAAAACTGAATGAGAGTGAGTTGGCTGTTCAGCTGGGAAAAGTCAAAGAGGAGGTGAGAGAATTGTTGTGCTTTATCTAAGCAACCATATTACCCTGGCCACAATAGCTGTGTACAACGTGTGAGAGGGTGGTCACTATGACAGCACAAGTCCTCCCCCCTGCTGATGAGGAGAGTGGTGGTCCAGTGGAGGCAGTGGAACAGTTGACTAGTGAATATACCACTGTTACTGAACAACTGCAGACCACTCAGACACAACTGACGGAGGTAATCACGCTGTCTTGTGAGATCGTCTTAAATAATTGTGTAGGTGCAAGCTGATATTGAGACTGCCAATGCCACCATTAcaatgctgactcagctgtgGACTGATTTTAAGGTAACCACGATTAATGAGAACTTGGCGAATTTTGATATGATAATTTTCAGTGTGGTGTTGGATCATGTGATCTTACCCAGTCATCACTAGACACCTTGATGGCGACCCTCAGTGGACTATCCTCCCAGGAGCAGACTAATAGTTGTCAAACACTCATCGTAAGCAgaccctcctcacacacacacacatcatgcATAACTTTATGTACTGTTACTGGATAGAATGCAATGAAAGAAAGCTTGAATGTACTGAACACTGAGCTGGTTGCTAAATGGGTTCAACTGGTGGCTGAGATAGGAGGCCATTGTTCAAGACTAGAGCTTTCCAGTGAAGGTGAGCCATTCTCATTACgtatggtatacatgtagggttATGGTACTTGTATCGTACAGAGACAATCGAACCAGTTGCTAAGCTAGCTTTGCTGATTGAAAAGATTGATTCACAGATAGCAGAGAGCATACAACTTCAAGTCAAGTAAGAGTATATCCCATAGCCAGTGTTGTTATTACCCCCCACTGTGCTGTTACCCCCCACTATATTATTACCCCCCACTGTGCTGCAGACTGCAGGGGGTGGAAGAGGGTCACCTGGCAGAGGTGGCAGCCCTGAGGGGAGCAGAAGAGGAGAGGGTGGTTACAGCCGTCCAGGAGAGCCTGGTTATTGAGAGGGTGAGGGCCGAATGGTCTTGGCTACATGTATCTGtgatgtacacgtacacgtatgtACTGAGTGCTCTAATTACCTACTGTAATTGTTACCTGTGTCTGCGTGCACGTACAGGGGAAGGTGATCAATGAGATGCAAGCTCTAGAGCAGCGACTAGAAGCAGACAAGCATGAAGCCGTTGCCAATGAACAGAGGAATAACTCAATTCTTAGCGAGCAACTCACAACTGTTAAGGAGGTAGTGTTGACGTATTGAAAACATGCAGGGAATTTCAATAGTTTCTAACTGCAGTCTTTACTGGCTGAGCGCAATGAGAAAGATGTACTCAAAGCAGAGAAGGTACGGTAATAATGTGTGTTTACCCCAATGTTACTATGAACGGGTACTATTTTAgcaaattaaattaagtcTGTGCTAATAATAAACGCATTATATACGGGAGCTGAAAGAGTCCATAAAACGAGGGGGAGTTAGTTTtttaaacagccataactttagtatcgttTACCtaatgtcaacatttttatgattttctgaacgcttagaaagagacctttcaaatggtgtgtttcgatccgaaattttgttggggccttaatttgtcatttttcggccttggaccatgggctattattcatggtatggctaaattggcaaatacttttatatCTCAAATAAGAACTTTGAtaataccatttgaaaggtatctttctaagctttcagaaaatcaaaaaatcgttgcaattggatccacggaattcaagttatgcagctgaaagagtccatTAAACCAAGGAGCCATACATAACTTTAGTATGGTTTACCCAATGTCCACTCTAGACAGGACTAGAGACTGAGCTGGCCTCACTGGAGGTGGCCATGAGGGAAGCACTCACCACAGCCGATGTTGCCAAGGAGACAGTAAGAACAACACTCATGCAGGAAACAATTGGATACAGAGTAAGCCAAACCCCATCTTAAAATTCACCACAACCACCCCGTACCAAACCCCACCTTATAATTCACCACAACCACCTCGTACCAAACCCCACCTTATAATTCACCACAACCACCTCGTACCAAACCCCACCTTATAATTCACCACAACCATCCCGTACTCGTCTGCCCCCACTAGGAGCAGTCCCACCAGCATGCCCTCACCATAGTTGCTCTGGAGGAGAAGTTGATGGCATCGATGGAGAGATGTAAGCAGCTCCGGGGTGAGAATGAGGCTCTGTCTCAAGTGGTGAGTGGAGGGTCAGGTACGGCTCAGGGAGAGGAGGACAAGGTGAAGAAACTCACCAAGTTGACTGACACACTCAGGTATCTACGTGCACAGGAAATACAAGAACTTGTTGCAATCTTGTAGAATGTGTTTACTTGcattgcagctataattatcgtatgTCCTGTTTTAGGCATCAGCTATCTCTTGCGAATGATGGATGCACTAAAAGCCAGAGGAGAATCAAACTGCTCGAGTCTGATCTACTGACAGTCCGCAAGCAAATCAAAGACAGAGAAGGTACCATTTCCTCACTGTTACTAAATGCTCACATCGTCTTTATGTAGACGACATAACGCGTCAGTTCCAAGAGCAATTGAGTGATTTACAGCTCACCCTCTCCAAGCAGGAGACGTCTCTGGAGGGtaagaggtcagaggtcactcaCCTCCAGTCAGTACTGCAGGAGAAGACCACCTCGCTAACAGCTATCATTGAAACGGAAAGGTGTGACGCTGAACATAAACTATTGGAAATGAGGAACCAACTCACTCACAGCTCTCATGTGGTGAGCTAGACCTATTATACAGTATGTTGGTACATGCTATTGGTGTAGGGATCTAGTGGCCTGGCTCAAGTTGGCCAGAGGTGTACTGGAGAGAAGCACTGTGACACCATTGCTAGTCAGAGGAGAGCCTTGTCACAGCTGAGGGACCACATACAAGAGCTGGAGCTAACCAAGCCACCAGGTATGTATGTCAGTGATTCAAACACTGTCTTTTGATCACCTGTGTCTGCACAGTTGGTAGTCATCAAGCAACGCTGAAAGAGCTGTCTCGTGTTAGACATGAGTTGTTCAAGGCTAAGGCACGCGTATCACTGACAGCTACTCCAGCTCAACCAGAGCCAGAGGATGCATTCACTCTACCAGCAGTGGTATGCTCATCAGTGCTGTGTGTTATTGTGTTGACTGTATTGTTTCAGGAAGGTGAAGAGAGTGTGAGGAAAATTCAAGATTTGGAATCTTCAGTGTTGAAGCTTCGTGATGCTGTAGAGTGCAGCGAACGAACCGTGTGAGTGTCACATGTACTCGTTAGTGCACCTGCTACAGTTGTTGTACAGTACAAGCAGCTGGTTGAGGTCATCTGTAAGAACATGTATGACGTGGATCGCCCAACCTCTCAAAGTATGGGGGACGGACCGAGTGAGGAAGAAAGACAAGACATTCTCAAAGAGAGGAAAAAGGTGAACAATTAATTTATGTTTGTTTCTGGCCTAGTGAGtggtaggggttggtagattatgctcgagatattacctattatgctattcttttatgctcaagttaacagcctacaaattgcctattattcttttcaaatcgcctattattctcaCATTCCTCCTAAGCACAACATAGGTCCCATGTCGTggcacaagtaacatcaaactataaataatttCCACGTGACTctaacactataataattatagaatttCAAGGAGATAATTGTTTATATACTATGACTCGTACAgcctgcctatataattattattgttataaatgtacctattatgccagcataattctcaccccAAAAATGTACCTATTACGCTCAAAATTAACCAACTCTTATGTTTGTTTCTGGCCTAGTGAGTGGGCCTGTAGTGAATGTGTTTGATTCTGGCCTGGTGAGTGGGCCTGGACATGTAGTATAATATGTTTGTTTCTGGCCTAGTGAGTGGGGCCTGTAGTGAATGTATTTGATTCTGGCCTGGTGAGTGGGCCTGGATCTATGGTATAATATGTTTGTACTATCATTTCTTTGCACAGTTTGCCGAAGCAGTTTTTAGACGATTCAAGACGCTAGAGCTCAAGTCTAGGTATGCTCTGCTATGCTAACACACTGTCAGTACACGCTGTACCCATAGCAGCAGAGGAGGGTCGACCAATGGAGGCACACTGCCTGATGAGGGAGTATCAGAGGTGGTGGTCCTACAGGCTGCTCTGGATGGTGCTAGGGAGGAGCTTGAAGAACAGAGGAGACTTAACCAAGCTCTCATCAATCGAAGGGTGTGTttataagtgtgtgtgtgtgtgtgtggtcagaTGTTATGCTGTGTTTCCTACTGCAGGTGTTCAAAGGGAAGCAGCTGGCTGCATCACAGCAAAGACCTCACCACAAGTGCATCAaataactatataataatttatatacttTATTTTTCTTGTGCAGTTttactagtctcatgaatcagccgcacctttggtgtccaaaggtgcggctgatttaTGAGACTACAGTTTTACATGTTTTAATGTTGACAACATTGTTGTAGTAACTAAGGTTTACAATCCACCCACGCATTGAGTCATTTTACAACTTTCTAGATTGTCGATTTTTTCCAATAATAGATTATCAAATGGAGGGTGTAAAGCATGTTTGGAGAAAGGCTGCCTGCGTGCTGTTCGTCACAGGGCCTTTCAAATACTGTCCACAGAAGGCTCCTGGTATGAGGGGTCTTATAGAGGCCCATGTGAGGGGGGCAAGACCCCCCACGACCTGTTTCCTAGAGAAGGACCCTCAGCAGAGTCACAGAGAAGATATGGAGATTATGTTTGTCCAGCGACACTCAAAGTCAGGCTTTATGGTGAGTGAGAGCGACTTATTTATTTGTATAGATTTTATGTTTTATAAGTATGCTTCACTGCTTCACAGCCggacatgcatgtgtttccCGGAGGTGTTCTGGACAAAGCCGACTACTCTGCGGACTGGCTGACAGTGTTTTCTCATCACCAGACCTCCTTCCCCTCCCTcaccagcacacacacactccccctcTACTCTCAagtcccctcccccctctgtgGAGAGGTGGCCTTCAGGATCTGTGCCATTAGGGAGATGTTTGAGGAGGCCGGAGTGCTCCTGGTACGAGACAGAGAtgaccacgcccccctctCCGCCCTCCTCCCAGGAACATTCAGCCCATCAGTGAGAGTGTTGCCTGAGGCCACTCGGGAACACTGGAGGAGAAGGGTCCATGACAATGCACACGAGTTCCTAGCACTATGCAAGTAAGAATGGCTATAAATTGTTCCCCATTATAATACTGTTCATGTTCGTGTCCGTACCATAATGGTTACTGTTCGTGTTCGTGTCTGTACCATAATGGTTACTGTTCCCACCATGCTATAGCAATTGAAGAGAGGACCTCTCTGCCTACACACCTGTTCATGTTCGTGT
This genomic stretch from Halichondria panicea chromosome 16, odHalPani1.1, whole genome shotgun sequence harbors:
- the LOC135349845 gene encoding wee1-like protein kinase 2, which produces METLRSPRDRWQVRSSVSKRSRGQDKTPDKVADGVRKNLFGSVESDPDDDAVADHSSSSEYYSQSSSMDQSRTSKRLLFESPSQDDGGGWTMNFATPQSTPPKLMEGSFAETPLHKRQRLFSPQTPKELLSTFRPTSLFSQDSPSSCGSPNTSCDSVDSLLKDPPNDTMMVSPPRLERLQLFDYPRTPLSIARSSGVQVQTPGKSVQRPTKSLFNRIKHSHMTRSGPELRRRPSRGTNVNPFTPVELQRKSKSKSVQATPVVNGASVSLTPLFDKDLAKPHKKLALRESNISRYKEEFHEVCEIGSGSFGTVFKCINRLDGCVYALKRSHKPVAGSADEAAALREVCAHAVLGSHPHLVRYYSAWAEDNHMLIQNEFCNGGNLLSRIAQNRRAGGVFSEEEIKSLLRHVCLGLQYIHSMGLVHLDIKPDNIFISLLEPHLPTAMATIMEDTSSKGRDLIYKIGDMGLVTSVSDPQVEEGDCRYLPREILQENFNNLPKVDIFALGLTTYTAGSSLDLPKNGDSWHRIRDGQLEPLSDCSAKLNQLLVRMIQSDPAHRPSAADLLALPIVCSAAQKSKAQLCKELNEEKFKNEILTRELKEARTTCTQRPNLTIGKVALGGTKLNRSMSIA
- the LOC135349852 gene encoding zinc finger CCHC domain-containing protein 24-like; translation: MSQRTPYQGKSRVWGEFRCTECSHYWASGNSWANCGQKCKTCDIMVYPFHQRPLDKPGSDDENYDSGAPHRSDLCEKCKQLGRNCRGGW
- the LOC135349844 gene encoding forkhead-associated domain-containing protein 1-like isoform X1; protein product: METDAATEEQSEMASSSATECHSYRCMSREELCAALVEKEYKLECAGDQLQSLSVYKDECGRKDGVIVELRRELAAYKHNSHTKDISYVTMEEHLSACEHHLQLKTSEVDKLTQEAKSWKEKASTAESKLGMLGTGTSSGKINVLQKELSTKKSEILKQKQELQQLRAQQQTEKDSGDSLRHQVAELQANLSSVQSKMKQSKSSNDDLKMQLQRSECDRERASVAEQRRKEELGKLKSSVCDGRLAQAKQNFLEAQVERTKLKEGELAVQLGKVKEEAQAKLDFLAAEVERAKLNESELAVQLGKVKEELCTTCERVVTMTAQVLPPADEESGGPVEAVEQLTSEYTTVTEQLQTTQTQLTEVQADIETANATITMLTQLWTDFKCGVGSCDLTQSSLDTLMATLSGLSSQEQTNSCQTLINAMKESLNVLNTELVAKWVQLVAEIGGHCSRLELSSEETIEPVAKLALLIEKIDSQIAESIQLQVKLQGVEEGHLAEVAALRGAEEERVVTAVQESLVIERGKVINEMQALEQRLEADKHEAVANEQRNNSILSEQLTTVKESLLAERNEKDVLKAEKTGLETELASLEVAMREALTTADVAKETVRTTLMQETIGYREQSHQHALTIVALEEKLMASMERCKQLRGENEALSQVVSGGSGTAQGEEDKVKKLTKLTDTLRHQLSLANDGCTKSQRRIKLLESDLLTVRKQIKDREDDITRQFQEQLSDLQLTLSKQETSLEGKRSEVTHLQSVLQEKTTSLTAIIETERCDAEHKLLEMRNQLTHSSHVGSSGLAQVGQRCTGEKHCDTIASQRRALSQLRDHIQELELTKPPVGSHQATLKELSRVRHELFKAKARVSLTATPAQPEPEDAFTLPAVEGEESVRKIQDLESSVLKLRDAVECSERTYKQLVEVICKNMYDVDRPTSQSMGDGPSEEERQDILKERKKFAEAVFRRFKTLELKSSSRGGSTNGGTLPDEGVSEVVVLQAALDGAREELEEQRRLNQALINRRVFKGKQLAASQQRPHHKCIK
- the LOC135349844 gene encoding forkhead-associated domain-containing protein 1-like isoform X2 — encoded protein: METDAATEEQSEMASSSATECHSYRCMSREELCAALVEKEYKLECAGDQLQSLSVYKDECGRKDGVIVELRRELAAYKHNSHTKDISYVTMEEHLSACEHHLQLKTSEVDKLTQEAKSWKEKASTAESKLGMLGTGTSSGKINVLQKELSTKKSEILKQKQELQQLRAQQQTEKDSGDSLRHQVAELQANLSSVQSKMKQSKSSNDDLKMQLQRSECDRERASVAEQRRKEELGKLKSSVCDGRLAQAKQNFLEAQVERTKLKEGELAVQLGKVKEEAQAKLDFLAAEVERAKLNESELAVQLGKVKEELCTTCERVVTMTAQVLPPADEESGGPVEAVEQLTSEYTTVTEQLQTTQTQLTEVQADIETANATITMLTQLWTDFKCGVGSCDLTQSSLDTLMATLSGLSSQEQTNSCQTLINAMKESLNVLNTELVAKWVQLVAEIGGHCSRLELSSEETIEPVAKLALLIEKIDSQIAESIQLQVKLQGVEEGHLAEVAALRGAEEERVVTAVQESLVIERGKVINEMQALEQRLEADKHEAVANEQRNNSILSEQLTTVKESLLAERNEKDVLKAEKTGLETELASLEVAMREALTTADVAKETVRTTLMQETIGYREQSHQHALTIVALEEKLMASMERCKQLRGENEALSQVVSGGSGTAQGEEDKVKKLTKLTDTLRHQLSLANDGCTKSQRRIKLLESDLLTVRKQIKDREDDITRQFQEQLSDLQLTLSKQETSLEGKRSEVTHLQSVLQEKTTSLTAIIETERCDAEHKLLEMRNQLTHSSHVGSSGLAQVGQRCTGEKHCDTIASQRRALSQLRDHIQELELTKPPVGSHQATLKELSRVRHELFKAKARVSLTATPAQPEPEDAFTLPAVEGEESVRKIQDLESSVLKLRDAVECSERTVTSSWLRSSVRTCMTWIAQPLKVWGTDRVRKKDKTFSKRGKSLPKQFLDDSRR